From a region of the Lentilactobacillus curieae genome:
- a CDS encoding HU family DNA-binding protein yields the protein MANKAELVSSVATSTGLTKKDATAAVDAVFDSIQASLAKGDKVQLIGFGNFEVRERAARKGRNPQTGQEIQIPASKVPAFKPGKALKDAVK from the coding sequence ATGGCAAACAAAGCAGAATTAGTAAGCTCAGTTGCAACTTCAACTGGTTTAACTAAGAAAGATGCTACAGCAGCTGTGGATGCAGTCTTTGATTCAATCCAAGCTAGTTTAGCAAAAGGGGACAAGGTTCAATTGATCGGTTTCGGTAACTTTGAAGTACGCGAACGTGCTGCACGTAAAGGTCGTAACCCTCAAACAGGTCAAGAAATCCAAATTCCAGCAAGCAAGGTACCAGCATTCAAACCTGGTAAAGCGCTTAAGGATGCTGTAAAATAG
- the der gene encoding ribosome biogenesis GTPase Der, whose protein sequence is MKMPTVAFVGRPNVGKSTIFNRIAGERISIVEDTPGVTRDRIYAHGEWLTTEFAMIDTGGIQMDDQPFSAQIRSQAEIAIEEADVIVFIVDAKSGLTDDDEQVARILYQSDKPIVLAVNKADNPETREDIYDFYALGVGDPIPISGVHGLGIGDLLDKVVENFPDLSGEVENDDIRFSLIGRPNVGKSSIVNALLGEDRVIVSDIAGTTRDAIDTRFVANDISFTMVDTAGIRKRGKVYENTERYSVMRAMSAIDQSDVALFVINAEEGIREQDKRVAGYAHDAGKAIVIVVNKWDTLKKNNHTQADFEKIIRDEFQYMTYAPIIFVSAKTKQRIDQLPDLIKRVYDNHERRIQSSALNDVIMDAIAIHPTPTVNTKRLRIYYATQVAVGPPTFVIFVNDPELMHFSYSRFLENQIRDHFDFSGTPIRIIKRSRK, encoded by the coding sequence ATGAAAATGCCTACAGTTGCCTTTGTTGGGCGGCCAAATGTTGGGAAATCAACCATTTTTAACAGAATTGCCGGTGAGAGAATCTCAATTGTTGAAGATACTCCTGGCGTGACTCGTGACAGAATTTATGCTCATGGCGAATGGCTAACTACAGAATTTGCCATGATCGATACCGGTGGAATTCAGATGGATGACCAACCGTTTTCTGCCCAGATTCGGAGCCAGGCTGAAATTGCCATTGAAGAGGCAGATGTGATTGTGTTTATTGTTGATGCCAAAAGCGGCTTAACTGACGATGATGAGCAGGTGGCACGAATTTTGTATCAAAGTGATAAGCCAATCGTGTTGGCTGTCAACAAAGCTGATAATCCAGAAACCCGTGAAGATATCTATGATTTTTATGCTTTGGGAGTTGGCGATCCAATTCCAATTTCTGGAGTTCACGGACTTGGTATTGGCGACCTTTTGGATAAGGTCGTTGAAAACTTCCCAGACCTTTCAGGAGAAGTTGAAAACGATGATATTCGCTTTAGTTTAATTGGTCGACCAAACGTTGGAAAATCATCAATTGTTAATGCATTACTAGGTGAAGATCGCGTAATCGTCTCGGATATTGCCGGAACTACCCGTGATGCAATTGATACTCGTTTTGTAGCTAATGACATTAGTTTTACAATGGTTGATACTGCCGGTATCAGAAAACGGGGTAAGGTCTATGAAAATACTGAGAGATACTCAGTAATGCGGGCAATGAGTGCCATAGACCAAAGCGATGTTGCTCTGTTCGTAATCAACGCTGAAGAAGGAATTCGCGAACAAGATAAGAGAGTTGCAGGGTATGCTCATGATGCTGGTAAGGCAATTGTGATCGTGGTAAATAAGTGGGATACACTTAAGAAGAATAACCATACTCAAGCAGACTTTGAAAAAATCATCCGTGATGAATTCCAATACATGACTTATGCGCCAATTATATTCGTTTCAGCTAAAACTAAGCAGCGAATTGATCAGTTACCTGACTTGATTAAACGGGTATATGACAACCATGAGCGTAGAATTCAATCATCTGCACTGAACGACGTTATTATGGATGCAATTGCAATTCATCCAACCCCAACAGTTAATACTAAGCGTCTTCGAATTTACTACGCCACTCAAGTTGCTGTTGGACCGCCAACATTCGTGATTTTTGTTAATGATCCAGAATTGATGCATTTTTCTTATTCTAGATTCTTGGAAAATCAGATTCGAGACCATTTTGACTTTAGTGGGACTCCAATCCGAATAATCAAGCGTAGTCGTAAGTAA
- the rpsA gene encoding 30S ribosomal protein S1 codes for MSENTNNENKDLLDALNSVSEVNVGDVVNAEVLAIDDNNQLIVGIEGTGVEGVVPQRELASDQDVNDIKVGDKLQLVVTSRIGSDKEGGSYLLSSRRLQARKVWDELVEKSNNDETINAKVTQVVKGGLVVDTGVRGFIPASMISDHFVDNLSEYKDQELELKIIEIDPATNRLILSHRAVLEVQKSANREKLMETLHEGDVVEGKVARLTDFGAFVDLGGVDGLVHVSQIAYERVNKPSDVLEVGQEVKVKVLSVDFDKNRISLSIKQTLPEPWDDIEEKAPAGAVLDGTVKRLTDFGAFVEVFPGVEGLVHISQIAHEHIATPGDVLSEGENVKVKVLDVDPDRKRLALSIKALTEAPKTENSNKQGSSRGPVNDNSTADAPDEESGFTLGDIIGDELKDSDNK; via the coding sequence ATGAGTGAAAACACCAATAACGAAAACAAAGATTTATTAGACGCTTTAAATAGCGTAAGTGAGGTTAATGTTGGTGACGTCGTCAACGCTGAAGTATTAGCAATCGATGACAACAACCAATTAATTGTCGGTATCGAAGGTACCGGTGTTGAAGGAGTAGTTCCACAAAGAGAACTTGCTTCAGACCAAGATGTAAATGATATTAAAGTTGGTGACAAGCTACAATTAGTTGTTACTTCTAGAATCGGTAGTGACAAGGAAGGCGGAAGCTACCTTCTTTCATCACGTCGTCTTCAAGCACGTAAGGTTTGGGACGAATTGGTTGAAAAGTCAAATAACGACGAAACAATCAATGCAAAAGTTACACAAGTTGTTAAAGGTGGCCTAGTTGTTGATACTGGTGTACGTGGATTTATTCCTGCATCAATGATTTCTGACCATTTTGTAGACAATCTTAGTGAATACAAGGACCAAGAACTTGAACTTAAGATTATCGAAATCGATCCTGCAACTAACCGTCTTATCCTTTCACACCGTGCAGTTCTTGAAGTTCAAAAGTCTGCTAACCGTGAAAAATTGATGGAAACTCTTCACGAAGGTGATGTTGTTGAAGGTAAAGTTGCTCGTTTAACTGATTTTGGTGCCTTCGTTGACCTTGGTGGTGTTGATGGATTAGTCCATGTTTCACAAATTGCTTACGAACGAGTAAACAAACCATCTGATGTACTTGAAGTGGGTCAAGAAGTTAAAGTTAAGGTGCTCTCTGTAGACTTTGACAAAAATAGAATTTCACTTTCAATCAAACAAACCCTTCCTGAACCATGGGACGATATTGAAGAAAAAGCTCCAGCAGGTGCCGTACTTGACGGAACTGTTAAACGCCTAACTGACTTTGGTGCCTTTGTTGAAGTATTCCCAGGTGTTGAAGGATTAGTTCACATTTCACAAATTGCTCACGAACACATTGCTACACCAGGTGATGTACTTAGTGAAGGTGAAAATGTAAAGGTCAAGGTTCTTGATGTTGATCCTGATAGAAAACGTCTTGCACTTTCTATCAAGGCTCTAACTGAAGCACCAAAGACTGAAAATTCAAACAAACAAGGTTCATCACGCGGTCCAGTTAACGATAACTCTACTGCAGATGCTCCTGATGAAGAATCAGGTTTCACTTTAGGTGACATCATTGGTGACGAACTTAAAGATTCAGATAACAAATAA
- the cmk gene encoding (d)CMP kinase, with protein sequence MHKNGLQVAIDGPASAGKSTVAKLVAKQFKYVYVDTGAMYRAITYKTIKSGTSLDNVEAISEIVKNSEISFQPGEADQRVFIDGEEITEAIRQEDVTNSVSAVAAIQSVREELSNDQQVIAADGGVVMDGRDIGTTVLPDAEVKIFLIASVEERAQRRYKENIEKGINTPLDELQLEIEARDYKDSHRKISPLTKADDAVEIDTTSLSIDEVVDKIASVITEKLNSN encoded by the coding sequence ATGCACAAGAATGGATTACAAGTAGCAATTGATGGCCCGGCTTCTGCTGGTAAAAGTACCGTTGCCAAATTAGTTGCTAAACAATTTAAATACGTGTATGTTGACACTGGTGCAATGTACAGAGCAATTACTTACAAGACAATCAAAAGTGGCACCTCACTAGATAACGTTGAGGCAATTTCTGAAATCGTTAAAAACTCAGAAATTAGTTTCCAACCTGGAGAAGCGGATCAACGGGTATTTATTGATGGTGAAGAAATTACTGAGGCCATCAGACAAGAGGATGTCACTAATTCAGTTTCGGCTGTCGCCGCAATTCAAAGTGTGCGCGAAGAGCTGAGCAATGATCAGCAAGTAATTGCCGCTGATGGTGGTGTGGTTATGGATGGTAGAGACATCGGAACTACTGTTCTTCCAGATGCTGAAGTGAAGATCTTTTTAATCGCCAGCGTTGAAGAGCGTGCTCAACGACGTTATAAAGAAAACATTGAGAAGGGAATTAATACTCCGCTCGATGAATTGCAATTAGAAATCGAAGCTCGCGATTACAAAGATTCTCACCGCAAAATCTCACCATTAACTAAGGCCGATGACGCAGTAGAAATTGATACCACTTCATTGTCAATTGACGAAGTTGTTGACAAGATTGCTTCAGTGATTACAGAAAAACTCAATTCTAACTAA
- a CDS encoding LysM peptidoglycan-binding domain-containing protein — protein MGSKNQKPSEENEPWNQTFSEDRDENGNLSRVKLRKENNNHNMITIVVVALIIIISLVALAYGMFKQNAMGKNDGGNSSSVTMVSQSDSKKKSKSDSKNSSSDVADKPDKKSTSSNDDSSTTDTQSGSTSNTNQTSQPNASSSTGTNSTTSSSRVDNSSQTQQNSQSGSNSSAATNSSSSAVNSSSTQTGQTSSSSSSNTNTGDYATVQAGQGVYRVAVNNGLTVEQLMQMNGLSSTSQLQPGQRLRVK, from the coding sequence ATGGGGTCTAAAAACCAAAAGCCATCTGAAGAAAATGAACCATGGAACCAAACATTTTCAGAGGATCGCGATGAGAACGGAAATCTGTCAAGGGTAAAACTTCGGAAAGAAAACAATAATCATAATATGATTACGATTGTTGTTGTGGCGTTAATTATTATCATTTCATTGGTTGCTTTAGCCTATGGAATGTTTAAACAAAATGCTATGGGTAAGAATGACGGGGGTAATTCTTCTTCAGTAACCATGGTTTCCCAATCAGATTCAAAAAAAAAATCCAAATCGGATAGCAAAAACAGTAGTTCAGATGTAGCAGATAAACCTGACAAAAAATCAACTAGTTCAAATGATGATAGTTCAACTACCGATACTCAGAGTGGTTCAACTAGTAATACAAATCAGACTAGTCAGCCGAATGCTTCTAGTTCTACTGGAACAAATTCAACTACTTCAAGTTCAAGGGTTGACAATAGCAGCCAAACACAGCAGAATAGTCAGTCGGGCTCAAATAGTTCTGCCGCCACTAATTCTTCTAGTAGTGCAGTTAATTCATCAAGCACACAGACTGGGCAAACGTCGTCTAGTAGCTCATCAAATACAAATACTGGCGATTATGCAACTGTTCAGGCAGGACAAGGTGTTTATCGGGTTGCCGTTAATAATGGTTTAACCGTTGAGCAGTTAATGCAAATGAATGGTTTAAGCTCAACATCACAATTACAACCCGGTCAAAGACTTCGGGTAAAATAA
- a CDS encoding RecQ family ATP-dependent DNA helicase: MADKLNEILRQDFGFSEFRPGQHEVLDKLEQGIDTFAILPTGGGKTLIYQLFGRISPGTVVIVSPLISLMQDQVRRLQYLGEKRVVALTSALSYQEKQVVLAHLSNYKYIYVSPEMLSNQDVLAKFTRLTISLFVIDEAHCVSEWGPDFRPEYQNLGRIRIQLNSPLTLMITATATHRVREDIIQKLGFSEETVATEIQPVNRENIFLAAKEVPDESAKMAILTNFLNVMPGKGIIYFSSRSKAEKVAEEITKSTDLSVLPYHGGMSNEDRFSVQQQFMNDQIDIICATSAFGMGIDKQDIRFVIHYHVPANLQSYMQEIGRCGRDGKPGIALALYTDNDRFVHLGLLDKTIPDDSVIEYAYDNPTIEFNDESYRVIQYYVRHQVPLAKVLAIFKQRKIQRLNELQAVIDYVKSQTCRRQKLLEPFQAEFEAESSFCCDVDNDFWNDEDNFVTTNFGAINSQTQRQSADNWHKILNQLFLLKN, encoded by the coding sequence ATGGCAGATAAGCTTAATGAAATTCTCAGGCAAGATTTTGGTTTTTCTGAATTTCGTCCAGGCCAACATGAAGTGCTTGATAAACTTGAACAGGGTATAGATACCTTTGCAATCTTACCTACTGGTGGTGGTAAGACGCTGATTTATCAGTTGTTTGGCAGAATCTCACCTGGCACGGTCGTGATTGTTTCACCTCTGATTTCATTAATGCAAGATCAAGTGCGACGCTTGCAGTATTTAGGAGAGAAACGGGTAGTGGCATTGACATCTGCTTTAAGTTATCAAGAAAAGCAGGTTGTTTTAGCTCATTTGAGCAATTATAAATACATTTACGTTTCACCAGAAATGCTTTCAAATCAAGATGTTTTGGCTAAATTCACCAGACTTACAATTAGCTTATTTGTTATCGACGAGGCTCACTGTGTATCTGAATGGGGGCCCGATTTTCGACCCGAGTATCAAAATTTAGGTAGAATTCGGATACAGCTTAACTCACCATTAACGTTGATGATCACTGCAACAGCAACACATAGAGTTAGAGAAGATATTATTCAGAAACTCGGATTTTCAGAGGAAACGGTTGCTACTGAAATTCAACCGGTGAATCGTGAAAATATTTTTTTGGCAGCTAAGGAAGTTCCAGACGAATCAGCAAAAATGGCCATATTGACGAATTTTTTAAATGTAATGCCGGGGAAGGGAATTATTTACTTTTCTAGTCGTTCGAAGGCAGAGAAGGTCGCAGAGGAGATAACAAAGTCGACTGATTTAAGTGTGCTTCCATACCACGGAGGCATGTCAAATGAAGATCGGTTTTCAGTTCAACAGCAATTTATGAATGACCAAATTGATATCATTTGTGCTACTAGTGCGTTTGGAATGGGTATAGACAAACAAGATATTCGGTTTGTAATTCATTACCATGTGCCTGCAAATTTACAAAGTTATATGCAAGAAATTGGCCGTTGCGGTCGCGATGGCAAGCCCGGAATTGCATTAGCGCTATATACAGACAATGACCGATTCGTTCATCTGGGTTTACTAGACAAGACTATTCCTGATGATAGTGTGATTGAATATGCTTATGACAATCCAACCATTGAGTTTAATGATGAGTCCTATCGGGTTATTCAATATTACGTACGTCATCAAGTTCCACTTGCAAAGGTGTTGGCAATCTTTAAACAGAGAAAGATTCAACGATTGAATGAACTTCAAGCGGTAATTGATTATGTTAAATCACAAACTTGTAGAAGGCAGAAGTTATTGGAACCTTTCCAAGCTGAATTTGAAGCAGAATCCTCTTTTTGTTGTGATGTAGACAATGACTTTTGGAACGATGAAGATAATTTTGTCACGACCAATTTTGGTGCAATCAATAGCCAAACTCAACGACAAAGCGCTGATAATTGGCATAAAATTCTGAATCAGTTATTTTTATTGAAAAATTAA
- a CDS encoding helix-turn-helix domain-containing protein translates to MKTETLILLFCSNTESRRIKAIFNVLIGKKTVSNLFWGLNYNILGYLDAFHGLDFTDLTTALKDLSKQGMIETPADNFVKLTSAGQAAKERLLSKLTGVNDIQIASEYDVSLFKRRIVLATQIVSEYSFGNSKYYPQSIDMLNDSLVKSWFVNNKGDDLVLAMKSLWTTVFSEMPTTLADSYARSLVGHNLFGQTINQIASNNEMTNPEAWLWMYIGDCLLLKTMLTRKDERFSLLMRGLHKELISKSTQSTYDIFIQNDRLSLVQIANKRGVKSTTVREHLLEWAILADNPIPVFKRVLSPALIKQLDSKAPKLVVDWKYTGSIEEQFHIDFFEFRMYQIMRSRNIDGR, encoded by the coding sequence ATGAAAACTGAGACCCTAATCTTACTATTTTGCTCAAATACTGAATCTCGCCGAATTAAGGCAATTTTCAACGTATTGATTGGAAAGAAAACTGTTTCCAATCTTTTTTGGGGATTAAATTATAATATTTTGGGTTACTTAGATGCTTTTCACGGCTTAGACTTTACGGATTTAACCACAGCACTTAAAGATTTATCTAAGCAAGGAATGATTGAGACCCCAGCGGATAATTTTGTTAAGTTGACCTCAGCAGGCCAGGCGGCTAAAGAAAGGTTATTATCAAAACTGACAGGTGTTAATGACATCCAAATCGCCAGCGAATATGATGTTTCACTTTTCAAGCGCAGAATAGTTTTAGCGACTCAGATTGTTTCGGAATATAGTTTTGGAAATTCAAAATATTATCCGCAGTCAATCGATATGTTGAATGATAGCTTGGTGAAATCGTGGTTCGTCAATAATAAGGGTGACGATTTAGTTTTAGCAATGAAGTCTCTTTGGACAACTGTTTTTAGTGAAATGCCAACAACCCTTGCTGACAGTTATGCAAGATCGTTGGTGGGCCATAATTTATTTGGCCAGACAATCAACCAAATTGCTTCAAATAATGAGATGACTAACCCTGAAGCCTGGCTTTGGATGTATATTGGGGATTGCTTACTACTAAAAACGATGTTAACCAGAAAAGATGAACGTTTTAGCTTATTGATGAGGGGCTTACATAAAGAGTTGATTTCTAAGAGCACGCAAAGCACTTACGATATTTTTATTCAAAATGACAGGCTTTCTTTAGTTCAAATTGCAAATAAACGTGGGGTTAAGAGTACAACAGTTAGAGAGCACTTACTTGAATGGGCAATTCTTGCTGATAATCCGATTCCAGTATTCAAAAGAGTCCTTTCCCCAGCATTAATTAAACAGCTTGATAGTAAAGCACCTAAGTTAGTTGTAGATTGGAAGTATACTGGGTCAATTGAGGAACAATTTCACATCGATTTTTTTGAATTTAGAATGTATCAAATAATGAGGAGCAGAAATATAGATGGCAGATAA
- a CDS encoding ECF transporter S component, with the protein MERSSKNRFVLTRTVQLSVLSAVSYVLMFISFPIIMFVPWMKVDFSDIPILLATVVFGPLAGLTVAGLKALLYWVTTGVSIPNFIGIFASFVSSGTLILGYELASKLFRNRNKWVKGFAIVAFMTIAITVVMTALNWAFVLPMYMQLIGFKLSMPLNEIVLYGVAPFNIIKGIIVAAAFLLVKGSLLPAFKRNH; encoded by the coding sequence ATGGAAAGAAGTTCAAAGAACAGGTTTGTATTAACCCGAACCGTTCAGTTGTCAGTTTTATCAGCAGTTTCGTACGTTTTGATGTTTATCTCGTTTCCGATCATCATGTTTGTTCCGTGGATGAAGGTTGACTTTAGTGATATACCAATCTTGTTAGCAACGGTCGTATTTGGACCACTTGCAGGGTTAACGGTGGCTGGCCTCAAAGCGTTACTTTATTGGGTAACCACAGGCGTATCAATTCCAAATTTCATTGGAATCTTTGCCTCATTCGTTTCATCAGGAACTTTGATTCTTGGGTACGAATTGGCATCTAAACTGTTTAGAAATCGTAATAAATGGGTTAAAGGCTTTGCAATTGTTGCCTTTATGACCATTGCGATTACGGTTGTCATGACAGCTCTTAACTGGGCGTTTGTATTACCAATGTACATGCAATTAATTGGATTCAAGTTATCAATGCCACTTAACGAAATCGTCTTGTACGGTGTGGCTCCATTTAATATAATAAAAGGGATTATTGTTGCAGCTGCGTTCCTGTTAGTTAAGGGATCACTATTACCAGCATTCAAACGTAATCACTAA
- a CDS encoding pseudouridine synthase: MERLQKAIAQAGVASRRRAEQYITNGEVKVNGKVVKELGTKVSGNDVVEVKGVQIQKEEPVYYLFYKPRGVITSVSDDKGRKTVLDYFKDVEYRIYPVGRLDYDTSGILLLTNDGDLDNKLTHPKYEVDKTYVAKVKGTVTVPELKKLRDGIVIDGKKTAKASADLVKPGDDGKSSIVSLTIHEGRNHQVKNMFAAVGHPVEKLSRTDYGFLSLNGLNAGEYRRLKPHEVEQLKKLTNNK, encoded by the coding sequence ATGGAAAGATTACAGAAAGCAATCGCCCAAGCAGGGGTTGCATCAAGAAGAAGAGCAGAACAATACATTACTAACGGTGAAGTTAAAGTCAACGGGAAAGTTGTTAAGGAACTGGGAACTAAAGTTTCTGGTAACGATGTCGTTGAGGTTAAAGGAGTTCAGATTCAAAAAGAAGAACCTGTTTACTACCTTTTCTATAAACCTCGTGGGGTAATAACTAGCGTTTCTGACGATAAGGGTAGAAAAACTGTCCTCGACTACTTCAAGGATGTTGAATATCGCATCTATCCAGTTGGCCGTTTGGATTATGATACTTCAGGGATTCTGTTACTAACTAATGACGGTGACCTAGATAATAAATTGACCCATCCAAAGTACGAGGTTGATAAGACCTATGTTGCTAAGGTAAAGGGGACTGTTACCGTTCCAGAATTAAAAAAGTTGCGTGATGGGATCGTAATTGATGGTAAGAAGACGGCTAAGGCATCTGCTGACCTGGTAAAGCCAGGTGATGATGGTAAATCTTCGATTGTTTCGTTAACGATTCATGAAGGAAGAAACCATCAGGTTAAAAATATGTTTGCTGCGGTTGGCCATCCCGTTGAAAAACTCAGCCGAACGGACTACGGCTTTTTGAGTCTGAATGGTTTAAATGCTGGTGAATATCGGAGATTAAAACCGCATGAAGTTGAACAATTAAAGAAACTTACAAATAATAAGTGA
- the scpB gene encoding SMC-Scp complex subunit ScpB produces MQTNYAKVQALVYAAGDTGISLSQISLRTSLAKPACRQILAEMVTNLSQDDQSGIELTVSDDVYRLKTKPDYEDLVTDFIVDEKPRILSQASLETIAIVIYNEPITRIEVDEIRGVNSSAIIHRLVNQGLLKVTGVKKEIGNPKTYGVTNYCLDYFGLKSKAELPELPKDEVLNEDTSDSLMTRFNREIDSKRQEN; encoded by the coding sequence TTGCAAACAAATTACGCTAAAGTTCAAGCACTGGTATACGCCGCCGGCGATACTGGAATTTCTTTATCCCAGATTTCTCTACGGACATCACTTGCTAAACCGGCATGTCGACAAATTTTGGCAGAAATGGTTACCAATTTATCTCAAGATGATCAATCTGGGATTGAATTAACTGTCAGCGACGATGTGTACAGATTAAAAACAAAGCCTGACTACGAAGACCTAGTTACGGATTTTATTGTTGATGAGAAACCAAGAATTTTGTCTCAGGCTTCATTGGAAACAATCGCAATTGTCATCTATAACGAGCCCATCACGAGAATTGAGGTTGATGAAATCAGGGGGGTAAATAGTTCTGCAATTATTCATCGGTTGGTTAACCAAGGATTATTGAAGGTGACTGGTGTTAAAAAAGAAATTGGCAATCCTAAAACGTATGGGGTTACGAATTATTGTTTGGACTACTTTGGTTTAAAATCAAAAGCAGAGCTACCCGAATTACCAAAGGATGAGGTATTGAACGAAGATACTAGTGACTCCTTGATGACCAGGTTTAATCGTGAAATTGATAGTAAAAGGCAGGAAAATTAA
- a CDS encoding segregation and condensation protein A, whose amino-acid sequence MTETKSLELHLNDFDGPLEVLLHLIQQSKMDIYDIKIAEITDQYMEYIYDAESLNLDIIGEYFVMAAKLMLIKSKMLLPAIEDTDEQLDEDPREDLVQQLINYKRFKSVTGFFKEHEAERRKSYTRSTVEVLEPDQTLVEPSPFNKYDLMAAFVDSLKRLRYNQPVSTVVHEWQYTIESQTEAIRKLMHRSGNSITFNQLVSHASEPEEVVTDFLAILEMAKYQEVKLTQPDHNSTIKIVKGDADVANKLR is encoded by the coding sequence ATGACAGAAACTAAATCACTTGAGCTTCACTTGAACGATTTTGATGGCCCACTAGAAGTGCTCCTTCACCTAATCCAACAATCGAAGATGGATATTTATGATATTAAAATCGCTGAAATAACCGATCAGTATATGGAGTATATCTATGATGCTGAAAGCCTAAATCTGGACATTATTGGTGAATATTTTGTGATGGCAGCTAAGTTAATGCTGATAAAATCAAAGATGTTATTACCGGCTATTGAAGATACCGATGAACAACTAGATGAAGATCCACGGGAAGACCTGGTTCAACAGTTAATTAACTATAAACGCTTCAAAAGTGTTACTGGGTTCTTTAAGGAGCATGAAGCTGAACGCAGAAAAAGTTATACTCGTTCAACAGTTGAGGTTCTAGAACCTGATCAAACATTAGTTGAGCCATCACCATTTAACAAGTATGACTTAATGGCAGCATTCGTTGATTCACTAAAGAGGCTTAGATACAATCAACCGGTTTCTACTGTAGTTCATGAATGGCAATATACGATTGAAAGCCAGACTGAGGCAATTAGAAAGCTAATGCACCGGTCAGGAAACTCCATTACATTTAATCAGTTGGTTAGTCATGCTTCTGAACCTGAAGAAGTGGTAACTGACTTTCTAGCGATTTTAGAGATGGCCAAGTATCAAGAGGTCAAGTTGACCCAGCCAGACCACAACTCAACAATTAAGATAGTTAAAGGAGACGCTGACGTTGCAAACAAATTACGCTAA
- the xerD gene encoding site-specific tyrosine recombinase XerD, whose protein sequence is MNELVQDYLHYLRVERGLSDNTIQSYHQDLTEATAFFADKNSNIKSVDQYAVLNLLEELESQGKSRNTIIHMVSSLRKFFAYLVQFNQITSDPMAKIDSPKQAKTLPDVLSIDEVNSLLEQPETSKKLGLRDRAILEVLYATGLRVSELINLKLVDLHLPMNLIQVLGKGDKERIVPISDIAKEWLTKYLEDVRPELLANQTNAAEVFLNSRGRHLTRQAIWQMIKKYAGLAGIKHHVTVHTLRHSFATHLLENGADLRIVQELLGHSDISTTQIYTHISKKHLAKVYQQFHPRS, encoded by the coding sequence ATGAACGAACTGGTACAGGATTATTTGCATTATTTGCGTGTGGAACGGGGCCTTTCTGACAACACAATTCAAAGTTATCATCAAGACCTAACTGAAGCCACCGCTTTTTTTGCTGATAAAAATAGCAATATTAAATCTGTTGACCAGTATGCTGTGCTGAATTTACTTGAAGAATTAGAGAGCCAAGGAAAATCAAGGAATACCATTATCCACATGGTTTCTAGCCTAAGAAAATTCTTCGCTTATTTAGTGCAATTTAATCAAATTACGAGTGATCCGATGGCAAAAATCGACTCTCCTAAGCAGGCTAAAACGCTACCGGATGTTTTGTCGATTGATGAAGTAAATAGTTTACTTGAGCAACCAGAAACTTCAAAAAAACTGGGACTTAGAGATCGAGCAATTTTGGAAGTCCTGTACGCTACTGGTTTGCGGGTGTCTGAATTGATTAATTTAAAACTTGTTGATCTACATTTACCGATGAATCTGATCCAGGTACTTGGTAAGGGTGACAAGGAACGAATTGTGCCGATTTCAGATATTGCTAAGGAATGGTTAACCAAATATTTGGAGGATGTTAGGCCAGAACTTTTGGCAAATCAGACCAATGCTGCTGAAGTGTTCTTGAATTCTCGTGGCCGTCATTTGACCCGACAAGCAATTTGGCAAATGATAAAGAAGTATGCTGGATTGGCAGGAATCAAGCACCACGTTACCGTCCATACACTCCGCCATTCGTTTGCGACCCACTTGCTAGAGAATGGTGCGGATTTGAGAATTGTTCAAGAATTGTTGGGTCACTCTGATATTTCGACAACCCAAATTTATACACACATTTCAAAAAAGCACTTAGCAAAAGTTTATCAGCAGTTTCACCCGCGGAGTTAG